A stretch of Cicer arietinum cultivar CDC Frontier isolate Library 1 chromosome 5, Cicar.CDCFrontier_v2.0, whole genome shotgun sequence DNA encodes these proteins:
- the LOC101489098 gene encoding protein ENHANCED DISEASE RESISTANCE 2-like has protein sequence MYATDNDSRSSGSDSSSTDSSHWTTETINGGSLRHVDLNTGINGWASPPGDVFNLRSQNYFTKRQKSPAGEYLLSPAGMDWLKSSTKLDNVLSRSDNRVANALRTAQAQGKSLKSFIFAVNLQIPGKEHHSAVFYFASEDPVQPGSLLGRFIEGDDGFRNQRFKLVNRIVKGPWIVKKTVGNYSACLLGKALTCHYHRGSNYLEIDVDIGSSAIANAILRLALGYVTSVTIDMGFVVEAVTDEELPEKLIGAVRVCQMEMSSACNIVDAPRIGIAKVNHESSSP, from the coding sequence ATGTACGCCACTGACAACGATTCCCGGAGCTCCGGCTCCGATTCATCTTCCACCGATTCATCTCACTGGACAACCGAAACAATCAACGGCGGATCTCTTCGCCACGTCGACCTCAACACCGGAATAAACGGCTGGGCTTCACCACCAGGCGACGTCTTCAACCTCCGCTCACAAAACTACTTCACCAAACGCCAAAAATCTCCCGCCGGCGAGTATCTTCTATCTCCCGCCGGCATGGACTGGCTTAAATCCTCAACAAAACTCGACAACGTACTGAGCCGCTCCGATAATCGCGTCGCCAACGCGCTTCGAACAGCACAAGCACAAGGAAAATCGTTGAAGAGTTTCATCTTCGCGGTGAATCTGCAGATTCCAGGTAAAGAACACCACAGCGCGGTTTTTTATTTCGCGAGCGAAGATCCAGTTCAACCCGGTTCGTTACTAGGACGGTTCATCGAAGGTGACGACGGGTTCAGAAACCAGCGGTTCAAGTTAGTGAACCGGATCGTAAAAGGACCGTGGATAGTAAAAAAAACGGTGGGTAATTACAGCGCGTGCTTGTTAGGTAAAGCGCTGACGTGTCATTATCATAGGGGAAGTAATTACTTAGAGATTGATGTAGATATTGGAAGTAGTGCAATTGCGAATGCTATCTTGCGCCTTGCATTGGGATATGTGACAAGTGTTACGATTGATATGGGGTTTGTTGTGGAGGCTGTGACGGATGAGGAGTTGCCGGAGAAGTTAATTGGAGCTGTTAGGGTTTGTCAGATGGAAATGTCTTCTGCTTGTAACATTGTTGATGCTCCAAGGATAGGAATCGCTAAAGTCAACCATGAATCATCATCACCTTAG
- the LOC101504820 gene encoding lariat debranching enzyme, whose translation MKIAVEGCMHGDLDNVYKTLQHLEKSQNTKIDLLLCCGDFQSVRNKNDLNSLNVPQRYRTMNSFWKYYSGLELAPYPTIFIGGNHEASNYLWELYYGGWAAPNIYFLGAAGVIKFGNIRIGGLSGIYNHRHYKSGHFERPPYDQSTIRSAYHVREYDVRKLIQVEEPIDIFLSHDWPVRITDHGDWERLAREKPFFKQEIEEKRLGSPAAAELLEKLKPQYWFSAHLHCKFAALVQHGEGGPVTKFLALDKCLPGRDFLQVVEIESEAGPYEIQYDEEWLAITRRFNFVFPLTTKGADFRGVNHEMEDCRQWVRSRLQERGCKPFEFVRTVSCHDPSQANVDGASAVNPRNPQTEYLLRLLELPYLLDRNPDSKDMSPYPAPLIPRGHAAYDSEYIPIDDVDDDEDGGIPEVDGVESGNWIYVDTGLWIFLSPLCSSISPSILLLLCTEKSHLHRTQPSTMVTRETPKNTKAFGSMESTKSLFLSFSLFIIFCFVSSVTASLSFDFYATSCPTAELIIRNTVSSSSSNDPSIPGKLLRLIFHDCFVEGCDASLMLQGNNTEQSDPGNRSVGGFSVIESAKRVLEMFCPGTVSCADIIALAARDAVEIAGGPRIQIPTGRRDGMVSIASNVRPNIVDTSFTMDEMVKLFSTKGLSLLDLVVLSGAHTIGSAHCHTFRDRFQQDSKGNLKLIDQTIDSSYADELIKQCPINAQPSMTVNNDPATSMLFDNQYFRNLLAHKVLFQSDSVLLNDNNTRKLVEDFANDQQLFFDNWAVSFVRLTSVGVKTDEEGEIRRFCAATNNFIRD comes from the exons ATGAAGATAGCAGTGGAAGGGTGCATGCATGGTGATCTAGACAATGTCTACAAAACCCTTCAACACCTCGAGAAATCTCAAAACACCAAAATCGACCTCCTTCTCTGTTGCGGCGATTTTCAGTCCGTAAGGAACAAGAATGATTTGAATAGCCTTAATGTGCCACAGCGTTATCGCACTATGAATTCGTTCTGGAAGTATTATTCTGGTTTGGAGCTTGCTCCTTATCCCACAATCTTCATCGGTGGTAACCACGAAGCTTCCAATTATCTTTGGGAACT ATACTATGGAGGATGGGCTGCGCCTAATATATACTTTTTGGGAGCTGCTGGTGTGATCAAGTTTGGGAATATACGAATTGGTGGACTCTCTGGTATTTATAACCATCGTCATTATAAATCAG GACACTTTGAGAGGCCTCCGTATGACCAGAGTACCATTAGATCTGCTTATCATGTTCGCGAATATGATGTTCGCAAACTCATTCAAGTTGAGGAACCTATTGATATTTTTCTCTCACATGATTGGCCGGTGAGAATAACTGATCATGGGGATTGGGAGAGGCTTGCAAGGGAGAAGCCTTTCTTCAAGCAAGAG ATAGAGGAAAAAAGACTTGGGAGTCCAGCTGCTGCTGAACTTCTAGAGAAATTGAAACCGCAATACTGGTTTTCAGCGCACTTACACTGCAAGTTTGCTGCTCTTGTTCAACATGGAGAAGGAGGTCCTGTGACAAAATTCCTAGCACTTGATAAATGTCTTCCTGGGCGCGACTTCTTACAG GTTGTTGAAATTGAATCGGAGGCAGGACCTTACGAGATTCAGTATGATGAAGAATGGTTGGCAATAACAAGAAGGTTCAACTTTGTATTCCCTTTGACAACCAAAGGTGCAGATTTTCG AGGGGTAAATCATGAGATGGAAGATTGTCGCCAATGGGTTAGAAGCAGGCTACAAGAGAGGGGTTGTAAACCTTTTGAATTTGTTAGAACAGTTTCATGTCATGATCCTTCTCAAGCCAATGTTGATGGTGCTTCAGCTG TGAATCCTCGGAATCCCCAGACAGAATATCTTTTGCGACTTCTAGAACTTCCATATCTTCTTGATAGAAATCCTGATTCAAAGGACATGTCGCCTTATCCTGCTCCTTTAATTCCAAGAG GCCATGCTGCTTACGATAGTGAGTACATTCCCATTGATGATGTGGATGATGATGAGGATGGGGGGATTCCAGAAGTTGATGGGGTGGAAAGTGGAAACTG GATATATGTAGACACTGGATTGTGGATTTTTCTGTCTCCACTATGCAGTTCA ATATCACCATCAATATTACTACTCCTTTGCACTGAAAAATCACATCTTCATCGCACTCAACCATCGACAATGGTGACCCGAG AAACCCCCAAAAATACTAAAGCTTTTGGTTCTATGGAGTCAACAAAATCTttgtttctttccttttctctttttatcatcttttgttttgtttcctCTGTCACAGCTAGTCTCTCTTTTGACTTCTATGCAACTTCATGTCCAACAGCTGAGTTAATCATAAGAAACACAGTTAGTTCATCCTCTTCTAACGATCCTTCCATTCCTGGAAAGCTACTTCGTTTGATTTTCCATGATTGCTTTGTAGAG GGATGTGATGCATCTTTGATGCTACAAGGGAATAATACAGAACAAAGTGATCCAGGAAACAGGTCTGTTGGAGGATTTTCTGTTATAGAATCAGCAAAAAGAGTTCTTGAGATGTTCTGCCCTGGAACTGTTTCTTGTGCAGACATAATTGCTCTAGCAGCTAGAGATGCAGTTGAAATT GCTGGTGGACCAAGGATTCAGATTCCTACAGGTAGGAGAGATGGGATGGTTTCAATTGCTTCAAATGTCAGACCAAACATTGTGGACACTAGTTTTACTATGGATGAGATGGTTAAGCTTTTTTCCACTAAAGGGTTGTCCTTGCTTGATCTTGTTGTCCTTTCAG GAGCTCATACAATAGGATCAGCACATTGCCACACATTCAGGGATCGTTTCCAACAAGACTCAAAGGGAAATCTTAAGCTCATTGACCAAACCATTGATAGTAGCTATGCAGATGAGCTAATAAAACAGTGTCCAATAAATGCACAACCGTCTATGACAGTAAACAATGATCCTGCAACATCTATGCTATTTGACAACCAATACTTCAGAAATCTTCTGGCTCACAAAGTTCTGTTCCAGTCTGATTCTGTTTTGTTGAATGATAATAACACAAGGAAACTAGTGGAGGATTTTGCAAATGATCAACAACTTTTCTTTGACAATTGGGCTGTTTCGTTCGTGAGGCTCACCAGTGTTGGAGTAAAGACAGATGAAGAGGGTGAAATTCGACGTTTTTGTGCGGcaactaataattttataagagatTAA
- the LOC101488767 gene encoding protein TIC 55, chloroplastic yields the protein MALVNPFLLHTKTRLALHVSAPPSKQVLHLWTNPYCNFNFNKVLSSSRRRKESWCVAAADIKASTLLDAEEDQRILVGPSSDQERRGERVVADYDWTEEWYPLYLTRNVPHDAPLGLKVFDKNLVLFRDGKGQFQCYEDRCPHRLAKLSEGQLIDGRLECLYHGWQFEGEGKCVKIPQLPADAKIPRSACVKTYEVRDSQGVIWVWMSPKTPPNVSKIPWFENFARPGFQDVSTTHELPYDHSILLENLMDPAHIPISHDRTDWTAKREDAQPLCFEVTERTDRGFAGWWGREKDGSMPNFLRFEAPCVLQNNREIVDKNGEINYFSGLFLCRPTGQGKSMLIVRFGGTKRSPLVKLFPQWYFHQNASKVFEQDMGFLSSQNEILLKEKVPTKELYLNLKSSDTWVAEYRKWMDKVGHGMPYHFGHSTISLPKEPAVIEHAPAGLIAGLSASSPAKGGIGTMHAPNLANRYFRHVIHCKGCRTAVKAFQTWKNALSAVVVALAALAILVSGRQWKAILLASASLCSVGVYACSTAIAMNTTNFIRIHRRL from the exons ATGGCGTTGGTGAATCCATTTCTTCTCCACACAAAAACTCGTCTTGCTTTACATGTTTCAGCTCCACCATCCAAACAAGTACTACACCTTTGGACTAACCCATATtgcaatttcaatttcaacaaagttttgtcatcatcaagaAGAAGGAAGGAATCATGGTGTGTGGCTGCAGCAGATATCAAAGCTTCAACTTTACTTGATGCGGAAGAAGATCAGAGAATTCTAGTGGGACCTTCCAGTGATCAAGAACGAAGGGGTGAGAGAGTGGTTGCGGATTATGATTGGACAGAGGAATGGTACCCTTTGTACCTTACTAGGAATGTACCGCATGATGCACCATTGGGTCTCAAAGTGTTTGATAAGAACCTTGTTTTGTTTAGAGATGGTAAAGGTCAGTTTCAATGCTATGAAGATCGATGCCCCCACAG GTTAGCAAAACTATCTGAAGGCCAGTTGATTGATGGAAGGCTTGAATGCCTATATCATGGATGGCAATTCGAAGGCGAGGGAAAATGTGTGAAGATACCTCAG CTTCCAGCTGATGCCAAAATTCCTAGGTCAGCCTGTGTTAAAACATATGAGGTGAGGGACTCCCAAGGTGTTATTTGGGTATGGATGTCTCCAAAGACACCTCCAAATGTCAGTAAAATACCTTGGTTTGAGAACTTTGCAAGGCCAGGGTTTCAAGATGTTTCAACAACTCACGAACTCCCATATGATCATTCTATTCTACTGGAAAATTTGATGGACCCTGCTCATATTCCAATCTCGCACGATAGAACAGATTGGACGGCAAAAAGAGAAGATGCACAGCCACTATGTTTTGAGGTGACTGAACGAACTGATAGAGGGTTTGCAGGTTGGTGGGGACGAGAGAAAGACGGGTCTATGCCTAACTTTTTACGATTCGAGGCTCCTTGTGTTCTACAAAATAACAGGGAAATTGTTGATAAAAATGGCGAAATAAACTACTTCAGTGGTTTGTTCCTTTGTAGACCAACTGGACAAGGGAAATCCATGCTGATAGTGAGGTTTGGAGGAACAAAAAGATCTCCATTAGTGAAACTGTTTCCTCAATGGTACTTCCATCAGAATGCAAGCAAGGTGTTTGAACAAGACATGGGATTCTTATCTTCCCAAAATGAAATTCTATTGAAAGAGAAGGTTCCAACAAAGGAACTATACCTGAATTTAAAATCTTCAGACACATGGGTTGCTGAATACCGGAAGTGGATGGATAAAGTGGGACACGGGATGCCGTATCATTTTGGTCACAGCACTATTTCCTTGCCGAAAGAGCCTGCTGTGATTGAACATGCACCTGCTGGACTCATTGCAGGACTATCAGCTTCCTCACCTGCAAAAGGAGGCATTGGAACAATGCATGCCCCAAATTTAGCAAATAGATATTTTAGACATGTAATACACTGTAAAGGATGTAGAACTGCCGTCAAAGCTTTTCAAACTTGGAAAAATGCTCTTTCAGCTGTGGTTGTTGCATTAGCTGCATTGGCAATTCTGGTATCTGGGAGACAATGGAAAGCCATTTTGTTGGCATCTGCATCACTGTGCTCTGTTGGAGTATATGCTTGTTCAACAGCTATTGCAATGAATACAACAAACTTTATTAGGATACATAGGAGATTGTGA
- the LOC101488433 gene encoding uncharacterized protein: MAGSACASCCSASALIPKSPIPIAVIVGGSARSFTANNRIYRLRVRSSMVDSSSSSDFIKRVEQAWLISQQPRPVICSSCNSKGHIECKWCGGTGFFVLGDNMLCEVPSRNTNCIICCGKGSKCCSNCQGTGFRAKWLEEPPTS; the protein is encoded by the exons ATGGCTGGGTCTGCGTGTGCATCTTGCTGTAGTGCCTCTGCGTTAATTCCAAAATCACCGATTCCAATTGCAGTGATCGTTGGCGGTAGTGCAAGAAGTTTCACCGCTAACAACAGAATTTATCGCTTACGGGTTAGGTCTTCTATGGTTGATTCCTCTTCCTCCTCCGATTTCATTAAGCGCGTGGAGCAAGCTTGGTTAATCTCTCAG CAACCAAGGCCAGTCATATGTTCATCTTGCAACTCAAAAGGGCATATTGAATGCAAATGGTGTGGGGGTACTGGTTTTTTTGTTCTTGGCGACAACATGCTCTGTGAAGTTCCATCCAGAAACACTAATTGTATTATTTGCTGTGGAAAG GGATCAAAATGCTGCTCTAATTGTCAAGGAACGGGCTTTCGTGCAAAGTGGTTGGAAGAACCTCCTACATCCTAG